In the Kitasatospora terrestris genome, one interval contains:
- the gatB gene encoding Asp-tRNA(Asn)/Glu-tRNA(Gln) amidotransferase subunit GatB encodes MSVISLVSYDDALASYDPVMGLEVHVELGTKTKMFCGCSTELGAEPNSQTCPTCLGLPGSLPVVNAVGVESAIKIGLALNCEIAEWCRFARKNYFYPDMPKNFQTSQYDEPIAFNGYLDVQLEDGEVFRVEIERAHMEEDTGKSTHVGGATGRIHGAEYSLLDYNRAGIPLIEIVTKPIQGAGHRAPEVAKAYVAELRELIKALGVSEARMDKGQMRCDVNLSLRPNGTETFGTRSETKNVNSLRSVERAARFEIQRHATVLTDGGTIVQETRHFHEDNGTTTAGRIKDNAEDYRYFPEPDLVPIAPSREWVEELRTGLPELPRVRRARLQAEWDLSDKDMQSVLNAGAVEPISETIAAGAPADQARKWWMGELARRANETGTDLSEQPITPVQVARVCALVAEGKLNDKLARQVIEGVLAGEGEPDQVVEKRGLAVVSDDSALGAAVDEAIAGNPDIAAKIRDGKVQAVGALVGAVMKATRGQADAAKVKDMILEKLA; translated from the coding sequence GTGAGCGTCATCAGCCTGGTCTCGTACGACGACGCGCTGGCCTCGTACGACCCGGTGATGGGCCTTGAGGTCCACGTCGAGCTGGGTACCAAGACCAAGATGTTCTGCGGGTGTTCGACCGAGCTGGGCGCCGAGCCCAACTCGCAGACCTGCCCGACCTGCCTCGGCCTGCCCGGTTCGCTCCCGGTGGTCAACGCCGTCGGCGTGGAGTCGGCCATCAAGATCGGCCTCGCGCTGAACTGCGAGATCGCCGAGTGGTGCCGGTTCGCCCGGAAGAACTACTTCTACCCGGACATGCCGAAGAACTTCCAGACCTCCCAGTACGACGAGCCGATCGCCTTCAACGGCTACCTCGACGTGCAGCTGGAGGACGGCGAGGTCTTCCGGGTCGAGATCGAGCGCGCCCACATGGAGGAGGACACCGGCAAGTCCACCCACGTGGGCGGCGCGACCGGCCGCATCCACGGCGCCGAGTACTCGCTGCTCGACTACAACCGGGCCGGCATCCCGCTGATCGAGATCGTCACCAAGCCGATCCAGGGCGCCGGCCACCGCGCCCCCGAGGTCGCCAAGGCGTACGTGGCCGAGCTGCGCGAGCTGATCAAGGCGCTGGGCGTCTCCGAGGCCCGGATGGACAAGGGCCAGATGCGCTGCGACGTCAACCTGTCGCTGCGCCCCAACGGCACCGAGACCTTCGGCACCCGCTCGGAGACCAAGAACGTCAACTCGCTGCGCTCGGTCGAGCGGGCGGCGCGCTTCGAGATCCAGCGGCACGCCACCGTCCTGACCGACGGCGGGACGATCGTCCAGGAGACCCGGCACTTCCACGAGGACAACGGCACCACCACGGCCGGCCGGATCAAGGACAACGCCGAGGACTACCGGTACTTCCCGGAGCCCGACCTGGTGCCGATCGCCCCCTCCCGCGAGTGGGTCGAGGAGCTCCGGACCGGCCTGCCCGAGCTGCCCCGGGTGCGCCGCGCCCGGCTGCAGGCCGAGTGGGACCTGTCCGACAAGGACATGCAGTCGGTGCTCAACGCCGGCGCGGTCGAGCCGATCTCGGAGACGATCGCCGCCGGCGCCCCGGCCGACCAGGCCCGCAAGTGGTGGATGGGCGAGCTGGCCCGCCGCGCCAACGAGACCGGCACGGACCTGTCCGAGCAGCCGATCACCCCGGTCCAGGTGGCCCGGGTCTGCGCGCTGGTCGCCGAGGGCAAGCTCAACGACAAGCTGGCCCGCCAGGTCATCGAGGGCGTCCTCGCCGGCGAGGGCGAGCCGGACCAGGTCGTCGAGAAGCGCGGCCTCGCCGTGGTCTCCGACGACTCGGCGCTCGGCGCGGCCGTCGACGAGGCGATCGCCGGGAACCCGGACATCGCCGCGAAGATCCGCGACGGCAAGGTCCAGGCGGTCGGCGCCCTGGTGGGCGCGGTCATGAAGGCCACCCGCGGCCAGGCCGACGCCGCCAAGGTCAAGGACATGATCCTGGAGAAGCTCGCCTAA